In Thermodesulfobacteriota bacterium, the genomic stretch TATCCAAGGCCGTGGCCTGGCCCGTACTCCTCCGACGAGACAACCCGGGTCGAGAGCATCTCCTCAAAGCCCCACTCAGGGGCCTTTGCCGGCGTCTTTATGAAGCGGACGGTGTCAAGGATCTCTTCTTCGGAAAGAACGCCCTTGAAGGCGGGCATATTGGTCGCCTCAAGCCCGTTTCGTATTATCAGGGCGAGCTCGGTTTCATTTTTGGAGCCGAGGTACTCTGGTATGAGGGGCGGCCCGCTCAGGCCGTGCCTTTCCGGGTGGTGGCAGGATGCGCAGTGCTTGAGATACAGGTCTTCTACCCCGGCCAGGGCGCTTGAGCATAGCAGTAACAGGCCGATTACGACAGTAAAGGGGAGTCTCATGCTTTTGAGCTCCCTGCGGGCTCAACCCGGTAATCCATGAAATATACAGGCGAGCTTTTTTTAAACTCCCTCACTGTGTGCAGCGCCTTTTGCCTGGACGCGCCCGCCCTTTCCGCCAGCTCGGCTGTCACGCCCTCAAGGTCTTCGCGCGAATTCCCGTGGACCATCGTGTAGATATTGAAGGGGAAGCCCTCGAACCTGGGCCTTATGTAGCAGTGGCTCACCCTCGGGTGCCCGGAAAGGGCGCTCCCGGCCTCCTCTGCCTTTTTGTCGTCGATATCCCAGACCACCATCGCGTTATGCCTGAACCCCGCGTTCCTTGGGGTAAGCGCGGCCCCGAACCTCCTTATGACCCCGCGCTCAAGCAGTGCTGCCGAGCGCTCAAGCGCCTCCTCCACGCTCCAGCCGAGGCGCTCCGCCGCCTCGTGGAAGGGCCTGGCCGTGAGGAAGAGTCCCTCGTCCTGGAGGACCCTTATAAGCGCTATGTCCCTGGGGTCGTTTATCATTCCACTTTTAAATCCACCTTGACCTTGAACATCTTTGAAGCCGGGATATTATGCACCCGGCATATCCCGGCCCTTTCGCATATGTCGGATATGACCTCGCCTATGGCCTCTTTCGAAGGGGCGATTACCGTGAACCATAGGTTCGGGACCCCGTCACGCTGGTAGTTATGCGTGACCTCGGGCCGGGAATTCACGACCGACGCGACGTGCTCTATATTCTCCGGAGGCACATGGACAGCACAGAGCGTGGATGCGGAGCCCATCTTTCTGGCGTCGAAGAACGGCCCCACCTTGCGGACGACCCCGGCTTCAACAAGCCGCCTGACCCGGGAAAGCGCCTCATCCCCGGACACCCCCGCCATTCTCCCAAGCTCCTCATAGGGCTCCGCCTTGAGCGGGAAGCCGCCCTGGATTATATTGAGGAGCGCCTTGTCGATGCTGTCGAGCATATGTTCTGCCATGCCATCCCCCGGGCCGTGCCTAAGGAAAGTAGAACACCACAAATGCGCCATGTCAACCGGGCGCATGGCAGTGCGGATTTCCTTTTTTCTGCTATGCTGACTAATATCCAGGCCGGGGGCCGGGCGCATTGGCGGCCCCCTTGGGGGTGCGATGCTATCGGTTTCAGCGCTACTTTCCGGAAAGGTCCTTTGCAGCAGCCCGACGGAAAGGCTCCGCTATTCGCGGGAGCCCAGGCCGGTAGTCGTCTGGAACCTGACCAGGAGCTGCACCTTGAGGTGCCTGCATTGCTATAACGATTCCCGGGACAGGGCGTTCGGAGGGGAGCTTCCGACCAAAGAGGCCGCCTCGGTAATCGACGGCCTTTCCGCGTTCCACGTACCTGCCATAATCTTCTCCGGCGGCGACCCGCTTACGAGGGCCGACATCTTTTACCTGGCGGAATACGCAGGCGCAAAAGGGATACGGACCGTCCTCTCGACAAGCGGGGTGCTCATCGACAAACCGGCTGCCCGGAAGATAAAAAAAGCCGGGTTCTCGTATGCGGGAGTAAGCATCGACGGGAGCGAGGAGACGAACGACAGGCTCAGGGGCTCGAAGGGGAGCTTCAAAAAGGCCCTGGACGGGATAAGACGCCTGAAGGACCAGTGCATACCCACGGGCGTCCGCCTGACCTTGAGCAGGAGCAACGTCGGGGAGCTCCCCTTCATATTCGACCTTATTGAAAACGAGGGGCTTGACAGGGGGTATTTTGCGCACCTCGTCTACTCCGGCAGGGGCGGGGCCTTTTCAAAGGAAGACCTCGGATACACCGAGACGAGGGCGGCGCTCGATTATATATTCGAGCGCGCGGCAGGCCTTATCGAAAAGGGCGTCCATAGGGAGATCGTCACGGGCAGTAACGACGCCGACGGGGCCTATCTGTATTTGAAGCTCAAGGAGAGCGACCCGGAAAGGGCGGAGGCGGTGCGCGGGCTCCTTTCCGGAAGGGGCGGCAACACCGCAGGCGTGAACATCGCCTGCATAGACAACCTCGGCATGGTGCACGCGGACCAGTTCTGGCAAGGGCATACGCTCGGGAGCGTAAGGGAGCGGCCCTTCGGAGACATATGGAAGGGCCCGGAGCCGCTCCTTAATGCCCTCAGGGACAGGAAGGCGTTCATAAAAGGCCGCTGCAACTGGTGCTCTTTCTTCGACATCTGCGGCGGGAACAGCAGGGCAAGGGCCGCGTCCGCATACGGCGATTTCTGGGCAGAGGACCCCGCCTGCTATCTTACGGACGAGGAGATAGGGATAACGCTCGGCAAATGAACCGCCAGGCAAGCGGCGGGTAATTCAATCTTAGGGGTTAAAAGGAGGCGGAATGAGAATTTCGGGTATCATAATCGGGGCCCTTTTCTTTTTCCTTTCAAGCGCGTGCCAGTCCATAGCGGAGGAGAGCGCAAGAAAAGTCTACGGGACCGCGGCCCTGATGGTCGTGGTCGAAAGGGAAGACGGCAGGGTCGCGGTCTTCGATTCCGTGAACCACGAGCTCATAGGTAGGATAGCGGGGCTCGGCAACCTGAAGCACGCCTCGATCGTATTTTCAAGGGACGCACGGTTCGCGTTCGTCGCGGCAAGGGACGGCACGATAAGCAAGATAGACCTCCTGGGCATGGAACTCGCCGCACAGAAGAAGGCGGGCGAAAGCTCCATCGGCATCGCCATATCCAGGGACAACAGGTACATAATGGTATGCAACTACGAGCCGGGCGGGGCCGTCGTAATGGACTCCGCGACCCTTGAAGTGGTAAAGGATATCCCGGCGGAGTTCACCCTGCCGGACGGGAGCAAGTCGAGGGCGAGGACAATCGGCCCGCTCGACACTGCCGACAACCTCATGATATTCGCCCTCATGGAAGGGAACGCGGTCTGGGTGGTGGACATGAGGCAGGAAGGGTTCCCGGCTGTCAGGAAATTCGAGGACGTGGGCGATACCCCCTACGACCAGCTCATAACGCCCGACGGCAGGCACTACATGGTCGGCCTCCTCAATTCCGACTGGATGGGGCTTCTGGATACCTGGAAGCTCGACGGGATGAAGAGGATAGACGTACGCGAGAGGAGGTCGGCCATAAAGAAGGACGCCGAAAAAGTGCCGCTCCACCATATCCCTCACCTCGAGTCCTGGGCCATAGCAGGGAGGCTCGCATTTGTTCCGGCCTTCGCTGAAAAGAGGGTGATAGTCTATGAGACGGACGGCTGGACGGTGGTGAAGTCCATACCCGTCTCAGGCACGCCGCTTTTCGTCGTGGCGCGTCCGGGAGGCAGGGAGATATGGGTCGATAACGTCGGAGAGCCAGGAAGCAAGGAGGAAAGGCTTATTGAAGTCATCGACGTCGAACGGCTCGAGGTCAAGAAGACCATAGACGCGGGCAAGGGGGCCATCCACCCGCAGTTCACGCCAAAGGGCGAGGCGGTCTACGTATCGATACAGGGCGAGGACAGGATAGCGGTCTACGACGCCGACACCTACACGCTCATAAAGGATTTTCCGGCAAATAGGCCCTCCGGGATATTCTCGTCGGACAGGGCCTCGAAGTTCGGCCTCTGATACGGGTTTTGATTTCAAACGCATGGGTGTTATAATAACGGCCATGGCACAGTGCTTCCACTGCAAGAAGGCCATCGAGGCCAGGTACAGGCCCGGAAGGGGCGAGGCATGCCCGGTCTGCGGCTCGGACCTCCTCGTGTGCCTGAACTGCAGGTTCTACGACCCAGCCTCATACAATGAATGCAGGGAACCGGCGGCAGAGCGCGTGCTCGACAAGGAAAAGTCCAACTTCTGCGAGTACTTCGAGTTCAGGGAGGCGGCAGGAAGCGGCAAGGCAATCGACCCGGTAGAGGAGCTTAAGAAGCTATTCAAGTCCTGAAAAGCCGCTGCGCTTAAAGATAGCTTTTTTTGCAGAAGGCCTTTTAACGCGCTACCGCGCTCTTTTGGGCATAAGGCTCCGCTCGCTTTCCGCCCCCATCCTCCTCGCTCGGCCCCTTGGCCGAGTTCCTGCTTCCTCGCCTCGCTCGCCCTTTCCCCGGGGTGGTTTGAAAAACAAAAGTGCTTCGATTCTTTTTTGTCTTTAACAAACCCCGGAGGGTAAGGTGAGCGCGGCATAAGGGAGGAAGAGCGTGAACGGGCCGGGGAAGCAGAACGAGGCCCTTCGCTTCGCTCAGGGTAAACTCCGCGACTTAAGGGGCCCGTTGAAGATTCCCGGCATTTCGCCGGGAATCTCCGACACAAGAGGAAGATTGCCGGATTTAAATCCGCTCGCTCGACCCCGGAAAAATAACTCCGGGGTCTCTGCTCGCTTTTGTGTGTTCACGGGGTCGGGGAGGCGGCTAGCAAGCGATCCTTACCCTCGAAAGCCGCACGGCAGTGCGGAAAAAGTTCTTTTAGCCCCCGTCCAATCCTAATCGTGCACCTTGTGCCCGTTCTCCGAGAGCCAGTTCATCTGCTCGGCGCTGAGCCTTTTCTGGCAGACGTACCAGTTCTCGTTATATATCCTCACCCAGCCCTGGTCCTCAAGCTCAGGCACCTTCATGCCGAGGACGCAGAACGCGAGCACGTCGTGCGCGTAGGTGGGGCAGCCATAGAACCTCCCTTCGCGCGACAGCCACCCGGAATTGCATTCCGGGTCGTAGTACGGTGTCCTTGTCCAATCAAGGAGGCGGATGTGCTCTGACGAGACCGATTCCAGCACAATGTCTCGCACGTCCTTTTCCTTCCAGCGGCTCCGCGCGGCATCTTCCCAATGCCCGCCCTTGTCCCTCATCCAGTAAGCCGGGGGCCCTGGCTTGTCCAGCTCGGAGCCGGGGGAGACGAGGAAGTATTTCTTATGTCCGGGACTTTTCATCCGAAAACGCCCATTCTTGCATGGCCCTGCTCATTCAGGCCATGATTTTTACGGGCCGTATTTGCTTATGTTCAAAGTATAGACCTGGCCGTGAAACCGGTCAAACGTTGGCGCAA encodes the following:
- a CDS encoding cytochrome D1 domain-containing protein → MRISGIIIGALFFFLSSACQSIAEESARKVYGTAALMVVVEREDGRVAVFDSVNHELIGRIAGLGNLKHASIVFSRDARFAFVAARDGTISKIDLLGMELAAQKKAGESSIGIAISRDNRYIMVCNYEPGGAVVMDSATLEVVKDIPAEFTLPDGSKSRARTIGPLDTADNLMIFALMEGNAVWVVDMRQEGFPAVRKFEDVGDTPYDQLITPDGRHYMVGLLNSDWMGLLDTWKLDGMKRIDVRERRSAIKKDAEKVPLHHIPHLESWAIAGRLAFVPAFAEKRVIVYETDGWTVVKSIPVSGTPLFVVARPGGREIWVDNVGEPGSKEERLIEVIDVERLEVKKTIDAGKGAIHPQFTPKGEAVYVSIQGEDRIAVYDADTYTLIKDFPANRPSGIFSSDRASKFGL
- a CDS encoding AsnC family transcriptional regulator translates to MAEHMLDSIDKALLNIIQGGFPLKAEPYEELGRMAGVSGDEALSRVRRLVEAGVVRKVGPFFDARKMGSASTLCAVHVPPENIEHVASVVNSRPEVTHNYQRDGVPNLWFTVIAPSKEAIGEVISDICERAGICRVHNIPASKMFKVKVDLKVE
- a CDS encoding Lrp/AsnC family transcriptional regulator, translated to MINDPRDIALIRVLQDEGLFLTARPFHEAAERLGWSVEEALERSAALLERGVIRRFGAALTPRNAGFRHNAMVVWDIDDKKAEEAGSALSGHPRVSHCYIRPRFEGFPFNIYTMVHGNSREDLEGVTAELAERAGASRQKALHTVREFKKSSPVYFMDYRVEPAGSSKA
- a CDS encoding radical SAM protein, giving the protein MLSVSALLSGKVLCSSPTERLRYSREPRPVVVWNLTRSCTLRCLHCYNDSRDRAFGGELPTKEAASVIDGLSAFHVPAIIFSGGDPLTRADIFYLAEYAGAKGIRTVLSTSGVLIDKPAARKIKKAGFSYAGVSIDGSEETNDRLRGSKGSFKKALDGIRRLKDQCIPTGVRLTLSRSNVGELPFIFDLIENEGLDRGYFAHLVYSGRGGAFSKEDLGYTETRAALDYIFERAAGLIEKGVHREIVTGSNDADGAYLYLKLKESDPERAEAVRGLLSGRGGNTAGVNIACIDNLGMVHADQFWQGHTLGSVRERPFGDIWKGPEPLLNALRDRKAFIKGRCNWCSFFDICGGNSRARAASAYGDFWAEDPACYLTDEEIGITLGK